The genomic DNA CCACGCGTTGAATGGTTGAATTCCATTTCCCGCTGTTAAATACTCGAGATTGAAAATTTTCTCCAACAAGGCTTTCTTCCCACATAAAACTCCAGCAACTGTATCGCTATGCCCTGATATATATTTGGTCGCTGAATGCAAAATTAAATCGATGCCCATTATTGCCGGTTGCTGAAATATCGGACTACAGTAGCTGTTATCTATAACCGTGAGTATATTTTGGGCCTTTGCGATTTTTGATATCGCCTCCAAATCCTGTATCGCAAAATCCCAGCTATTCGGTGATTCGAGATAAATGACACGGGTGTTATTTTGAATTGCTGCAATGAAATTCTCCGTATTTCTTCCGTCTACATAAGTCGTAGTAATTCCATATCTTGGTAGCCACTCATTAAATAATTTTTGAGCCCAGGTATAGGGTTCCCGCACCGACACGATATGATCACCTGACTTCACAAAAGGGACCACTGAACTAAAAATGGCAGAAGCCCCACTGTTAAATACGAGTGCATCTTCTGTCTGTTCCAGGGCAGCCAATTTTTGCGCAAAATGTCGACTGTTGGATTCAATCCTCTTGAATAAAGATAACCGCCGTATTCATCTTTAAATCTTTGCCGCATTTCTTCAACACTATTGAATGCGAAATTGGAAGTCTGCATGATGGGAGGCGAGATGGCATTGAAATAAAGCTCCCGATCTTCAGCCAATTCGTTGAGAATGTATGACAATTCAAGTGGATTCATGTGAATATTTACTGGTTATATTATCATATTAATTGTAAAATTAAGACGATTTCGTTTGTATTCAATTTCTCTTTATTGATCTTAACTTTATATGATACCGGCATCTCAGAAGTGTCATTGGTATCAAATTCATTTTCTATAGGCTTGCACAGATTGAGGCAGATCATAAAAGTCCAGAATTCAATAGCTCAAGAATTCTACAAAAATCTGCAGCTTTCAACTATTCTGAATCAATTGGTCTGTGATCATCTTTTAAAAATCCAAAAAACATACACCGACACATTTAAATGTAGTGTTAAATATTAAATAGTTAGTAGTAATTATGAAGTGATAAGAGTATCCTTAAATGATCAGCTATTCATTTGAAATTCGTTTTTTTAGCAAATGGTAAATTCCGATCAAGCCAATAAACACGATTGCTGCTATGAGCCCATACTGAGGATACAAATAAATACATGAAACGCAGACAAAAAGATAGGCCATTATAAACAGAACCGGAACGAAAGGATAAAATCGCATCGCATAAATATGACTACTATCCTGTGAACTGGCATTTCTCCGAAGATAAAATAAGGTGGCCGCAGAAGCAGCCATACCCAGTGAATCCAGGATCATAACAAAGCCAAGAATTTTATCAAATGTTTCTGCAAAAAAGTGATGACCAATGCAGTTGCTGCAAAAAACGCTTAAACTGACAATAAATACCTGACTTGAGGGATGCCGTTTTGAAAATATTTTGGGAGGACTCCATCTACACTCATTGCATACATAATCCTGGGATTACTTAACAGATTAACATTTACATAGGTCAATACGGCCAATACCAGCAAGCCCGTAAATATGGTTTCACCAGTGGATCCTAACAATTTTAAAACCACTACAGATGCAATTCCACTTGAAGTTTTAAGTTCGTCGAAACCAATAACTTTGTAATAACTGAAGTTGATCAATAGATAAAGAATAATAACAACGCTCATTCCAATGATAATTCCTCTTGGCATAGCCTTCGGTGCATTTTCAACTTCCTCCCCAAAATTGATCGAGTGCTGATAACCTCCATAGGTAAAAGAAACAGCAACCAAAGCTGCACCAAAAGCCCAGAAATAATCTTTCCAATTCGCATATTTAACAGCCTGTACCAAATTGGAATTATCAGCATGAATTTCTGGAAAAAATAATGCAGATATAATGAGAAGTATCATTGCAATTTTAATGAGCATTAATACATTGAGCGTTGTAGAACTGAATTTTAAGCCTTTGAGATTCACAAAGTAAAATATAGCAATTGATCCAACTGCAATCCAGGTTTTAATAGCTACACCTACATTGGAATCGAATAATAGAGAACATAAATAATCACTTCCAATTAAAGACACGCCTCCGAGCGCTGCTGCGTTTGAAATCAAAATAGTGCCGTTCATAGCAAATGCAATGGAAGGATGATAAGCTACAGAAAATATTCTATAGTAACCACCCGTAATGGGATACCTTGATCCAATCTCAGCATAAGTAAGGGCTCCGCAAAGAGCAATAATGCCTCCGGTAATCCAGGCTATAAAAAACATTTCTGAATTCAAAGATGCATTTGCAGTAACCGATGCTGTTTTAAAAATGCCCATTCCAATAACCAGGCTAATCACCACAATGCTTAGCGAAAATGGTGTGAGTTTAGGCCTGGATGAAGTTTCCATAAGTAAGACATTTAAATTTTTGTAAGATAATCCAAATTTAAAAGTTCATTCATTATAAAATATTTCATCCAAGACCAAATTTTGTTCGAATCCCGCTGATGACTTAGATTTTGGCAGATTTAATTTCCTTCATTTTTTAATCTGTTCGATTTCCTTGTAAGCCCCCAGTATGAATAAAATAAATTTTTTGAAATGAATGTAAGTTATACTCCTTTGAAAAAGATAATAACAATGGACCCGTATAAACGCGATCTAATAATATTCCCTGTTCCGCTTGAAATGTTTTCATAAATAATTCTAATTCAGCATCCATTTTAGAAAATTGATGCGAATGATTTCCTCCTATCCAGTTCATCCGAGGATGATTTTCAAAATCGTAAATTGCACTGCGGACCACTCTTTTACTTGCTATTTGCAAATGTTTTGTGTGGTTCAAAATTCCTCTAATAGTTGTGCCAGTGCCACATCCACATATCAATAGATGCTCCGCATGATCCAAATCTTCTGGCAACTCAGCTATAAGTTGACGGATCCCCATTTCTCCTGCATCTCCGCTACCTCCTTCAGGTATCCACATCAAATTTTTACCACCGATCTCCAAATAATTTTCGCTGTGCGTACGCAAGTCCGAAGCGTATGATCTGGTAATGGATGTACATTTTGCCTGCCAGTTTAAACAGTCCCTCAAAGTGACTGATAGTTCCATAGTACCTTGATTATAAATCAAACAAGTGCATGGAATCTTCAATTGAAAACA from Saprospiraceae bacterium includes the following:
- a CDS encoding APC family permease, translated to METSSRPKLTPFSLSIVVISLVIGMGIFKTASVTANASLNSEMFFIAWITGGIIALCGALTYAEIGSRYPITGGYYRIFSVAYHPSIAFAMNGTILISNAAALGGVSLIGSDYLCSLLFDSNVGVAIKTWIAVGSIAIFYFVNLKGLKFSSTTLNVLMLIKIAMILLIISALFFPEIHADNSNLVQAVKYANWKDYFWAFGAALVAVSFTYGGYQHSINFGEEVENAPKAMPRGIIIGMSVVIILYLLINFSYYKVIGFDELKTSSGIASVVVLKLLGSTGETIFTGLLVLAVLTYVNVNLLSNPRIMYAMSVDGVLPKYFQNGIPQVRYLLSV